The genomic window GTGTAGCAATTTTATTGATATTAACCGATAACTTTGTCATGGAGCAAAGATAAGGCTTTGCCTCTGTTAATCTTAAACCTTAAAAAAATTTGACTTTTTTTTGCTCATATTTGCTTCTTGTAAATGAACTTAAAAGATACAACACTATATAAATTCCTGATCGTTTTACTTGCAATTGCGAGTATACCAGCACTTTTTGGCGGCGTGATGGAGCCCGATGGCGCATTGTATGCTTCCATGTCTAAAAACATCATTCTGTTTAAAGATTGGTTCAACCTTTATGGCCGTGGGGCCGACTGGTTGGATAAACCACACCTCACTTTTTGGATTTCCGCAGCATCCTTTAAAATTTTCGGAATCTCATCTTTCGCCTATAAATTACCATCATTTCTGTTCGGTTTATTGGGCACGTGGTATTTATATAAATTAGCCAATGATATATACGATAAAAAAACCGGATTGATCAGTGCGGTAATTTTTCTAAGTGCCTTGCATATCATAACTTCTACATTTGATGTTAGGGCCGAAATTTATATCACCACTTTTACATTAGCATCTATTTACCATTATTATAAAGCACATCAAAATTCTTTCTGGCACATTGTAGCGGGTTCATTTTTTGCGGCCTGCGCGATATTGATCAAGGGAATTTTTGTATTGATTCCTGTATTTGCAGGCTTCATTATCTACTGGTTGCTTACAAAACAGTCCCGTCAGCTTTTAAAACCAAAATGGTATATCGCCATTCTATTGATTTTTATTTTCATTACCCCCGAGCTGTATTCGCTTTACACGCAATTCGATCTGCATCCCGAAAAAATTGTTTTTGAAAGGACCGGTGTTTCGGGTCTAAAATTTTTCTTTTGGGACAGTCAGTTTGGGCGTTTTTTTAACAACGGCCCGATTAAAGGCAAAGGGGATATTTCCTTTTTTCTACACACTACCCTTTGGGCATTTCTCCCTTGGTCTGTACTGTTTTATACAGCCGTAGTAAATTTGTTTAAAAGAAAAAATAGAATTGCTTTAGCTCCCGAAAGCATTATGATCTGGGCAAGTGCAGCGGTTACTTTTCTGATCTTTTCGCTTTCTAAATTTCAGTTGCCGCATTATATATTGATCATCTTTCCTCAGTTTTCGATCATCACAGCCTTGTACTTAAGGAAGCTTGGCAGCAAAGGTTTAAAAACCTTCTTCATTATACAGAACATTATTTTCATTTTAGTTATTGCCTTAGTTTCCATCTTGGCCCTTTTCTTTGGATTTGAAAACCCGTATCTAATCATCGGGATCCTGATTGTTGTTCTAGCCATCTCTTTCTTACTATTTAAAGGCATTTTATTGGAAACCATCATTGCCAGAAGTGCATTTTTATCAGTCGGATTAATGATATTTCTCTTCATTTTTTTCTACCCGGCCCTTTTAAAATATCAATCGGGTATGCACGCAGGTAATTGGTTAAAGCAAAATTATCCTGCTGCCAAGCCTGCAGTATTAAATTATATAGATGCATTTTCTTTTGATTTTTATGCCCCTGGTGAAGTAAAATATTTCCATAATTATGCCGATCTCGACAAATCAAAAAACCTAAAAGATTTGGTTATATACATTCCAGAGCAGGAATTGACAAAACTAAAAAGTGAGTACCATGCTGAAATTCTAAAATCGTTTGAATATTTTCATACCACTAAACTGACGGGTAGGTTTTTAAACGCAAAAACACGCCCTCAGGTTTTAGAGCAATTTTATTTGGTTAAAATACATTAACATGGATTTATTCTTCCGCATCTTAAAATTTGGATTAACCGGTTTCCTCGGGATGGCAATAGATTTCGGTGCCACCTGGTTATGTAAGGAAAAAATCAAAATAGACAAATACATTGCCAATGCCATCGGTTTTACGCTTGCAGTAACCAATAATTACCTGATTAACCGGGTTTGGACTTTCGAAAGTACCAATACGCATTGGGGAACCGAATTCAGCAAGTTTTTAGTGGTGAGTTTAATTGGTTTAGGACTAAACACCTTTATCATTTACCTTTTTCATCAAAGGAAAAACGGCACCAATTTTTACGTAGCCAAATTCTTTGCAATAGTGATTGTTTTTGTGTGGAATTTCCTCGCGAATATGCTTTTTACATTTAGGTAGATTTCTAAATCATTTGGGGCTTAATTTAACCTCATTAGTCACCAAAGAGCATATAAGCCTGATATCACAAAAAAATTCAGCTTAATTTTCTTAATTGCTTAATGATAAAAACGTCTTAACCATTAAGGGATTAAGAACATTAAGAGAAATCAGCACGACGGTGGCTTTATGCAATTTACTCGGACTAATGAACCAATGACCAGTGAACAAATGAACCAATTTAAGTAACGTTTTTGCCAATAAAATAGAACACAACGAGCCATATTAATCCTTTAATCAGGAAGAATAAAAACCCAACCAACCCCACCCGCTTAAACCATAATTTTACTTTTTCTTTGTTCATGGCGATGTTTGTAAAGATAATGGATTTGGCTTAAATTAGAAAGATTTTAAATAAGGAAATATGAAGTTATCTAAATCTTTGCACCTCATTATTTTTTCCATTTGCTTTTTTGGTGTTAAAGTTTTTGCGCAAAATTTTGATGATATCAAACGCTACAAGGTAAACTTTGCTACCGCTGCCCGCGCTAATGAAAAACTGATTGCAGTTAGAAGTTTTTCTGCAAATAATCAAAAATATTTACTGTTGGTAAATCCAGAAACTTTAGATACTAAAGTAGATCTGGCCAGTAATTATACCACAAGCAGTTTGCAATTTCAAAACGTATTGGCGATTTTCAAAAACACAGCCTATGTTAAATCAATAGAAGCCGCGGCCGTTAAAGATCTGCAGCTTCAAAATGCAGGGATCGATCATGCCATTCCGAACGAAAAGGGCATTACCTTAACCATTGATCTTTGTCCCTCGCACAAGGCTTTAGACAGGATTATTTTTCAATCTGTTTTTGACGAATTTAAAAAGATAGAGCAGCCTGCCCCACTCGCAATTTCGGTTTCTGGCAAATGGATGCTGAAACATCAGGACGACCTGAACTGGTTGAAAAGTCTGGTAGAGAAAAAAGAGCTGAATATTACCTGGGTAAACCATACCTACAACCACGAAGTAAATAAGTTGCCCTTAGCTGAAAACTTTCTATTGGCACCTGGAACAAATTTAGATGTGGAGGTATTGGAGAATGAAAAACTGATGCTCAAAAATGGTCTAACTCCATCTGTATTTTTTCGTTTCCCCGGCCTGGTATCGGATAAGACCGTTGTTGAAAAAATTGAAGCTTATGGATTAATCCCTATTGGCAGTGACGCCTGGCTGGCCAAAGGACAACAGCCTAATGCGGGCAGTATTGTATTGATCCACGGCAACGGGAATGAAGAAATCGGTGTGAAAGATTTTATCCAGTTATTAAAAACCAGACAGGCCGATGTGAAAAGCAAACAATGGCTGCTTTTTGATTTAAGACAGGGACTGGAAAAGGAATTTGAATAGCCTCTTATTTTTAACCGCAAAGTGCGCAGAGAAAAGGCGCGGAGAGCGCAAGGTTGAGTGCATAGCTGTAATAAAGCTTTGTGTCCTTTGCGAAAAACTTTGCGTTCTTTGTGGTAAAACCACTATTTCTTAACTGGCAATAACTTTATTTCTTTCGCCTTAAAACGGTTATTCACAATTTCGCCTGTAACTTCTGCTTTGCTTACGGCATTGCAAAAACCATGTTCGCCGTGGGCATCGCCAAAATCATCAATACCTTTTCCATCAACAAAATAAGATTTACCATCTATTTTCACTGCTAACTCGCAATCTTTACCTTTCATTTTAAACTGACATTCGCCACAAGCAATATCTACCGTTTGTTTAGTGATTACTTTTGCTGATGCAGTTTTTTGAGGCATGCTTTGAGCTTTTGCTACAAAACCCAAAAAACCAATGCATAATGCTATAATAGTTGTTTTCATAATAATTTACTTTCTTAATTCAATATTAACTTTACTTTGCCAATAACCAAGTGATTAAATCCACTGGTTCCGCTATACTCCATGAATGGGGGTGTTTTTGTGTATTATTTCTTAATCCTCTATCTTTAGTCAAAACGAGTTCTACTTTATTATCTTGCGATTTTTGCTTTAATTTATTGATGTAACCCGCACAATCTGTTACGTTCATATCCGACAAATCCATGTTCCTATTGTTTATCCACCATAAAATATCCGGTTCGCTATAAATCCTTAAAGCAGTTGAATGATAATCTGGCAACATGTTCTGTTCTGTATAATCTGGATTATAAACCGATAATTCTTTTAAACTTTGTTCCTGCGGCCGATGGTCAGTATTCAATGTATCTAATTTAACCACAAAACCTTTTTCTCTTCCTTTTGATAATGATTTTCTTAACCTAACCATATCCAAAGGAGGGTCGATAGCGAAAACCTTGCTTATTTTTAGTTCTTTATTTTTTTCTGCATAAAACTTTAAGGCTGTTGTACCACCAATAGAAAAACCACCAAGATAAAGCGCTAATGCTGGTTGAAGTTTATTTTTATGATAAAACTCATTAATCATTTTACCTAACGTATTCAAGCTTTTTTTATCAATGGGAAAACTTTCATTATTGGGTGTAAGATTAACCATTACAACGGCTAATCCCTTTTTGTTTGCCTCCTGCACGATGGATGATTGAGCGGTAACCGCAGTTGGAGATTCCAAAAACCCCGGCACTAAAAATAATACGCCCGTAATCTTAGCCCCTCCCGGCAAGCTTTGCATGTAAAAACAATCCTTTCCAAAAAGAAGATCACTTTCTATTTTAGTTGTAACCTGCGCAGTTCCGGTAAAACCCAATAATAAAATTAATATGGAGAGTAAGTATTTCATTTAGATTTATTTTTTCAAATTTAAGTTTTCAAAAATAAAAGAACCACAATCTGCAGTAAAATAAACCTGATGGAAACGGAAATACTTTTTGTTGTCATTCTGAGCGTAGTCGAAGAACAACAAAAAGATTGGAGTGTACAGCAGGACTGAAACCTCCGAAGAGAACAGGAACCAACTTTTTCAAAAACAGGAGACTCGCCTAGATTTTAGTCCCCCTTACGGGCACCCTCCTCTTGGAAAGGGGGATAAAAAAAGGGATATGCAATTTGCACATCCCTTTGATATTCAGTTACTGCGAACTGAAAACTGTAAACTGAACTAGTATCTGTATGTATCTGCTTTGAACGGACCTTCTACCGGTACACCGATATAATCAGCCTGGTGTTGATCCAAAACATCTAATTCTACACCGATTTTTTCTAAGTGTAAACGGGCAACTTTTTCGTCTAAATGCTTAGGCAAAGTATAAACTTTGTTTTCGTAAGCGGCAGTGTTGGTCCAAAGCTCTAATTGAGCTAAAGTTTGGTTGGTAAATGAGTTACTCATTACAAAACTTGGGTGACCAGTTGCACAGCCTAAGTTAACCAAACGACCTTCGGCCAGGATGATTACATCTTTACCATCAATAGTGTATTTATCAACCTGTGGTTTAATCTCCACTTTAGTATCGCCATAATTGCCGTTTAACCAAGCCATGTCGATTTCGTTATCGAAGTGACCGATGTTACAAACAATTGCTTTGTCTTTTAATGCTCTGAAGTGTTGCTCGCGAACGATATCACAATTACCTGTAGTGGTTACTACGATATCAGCTTCTTTAATTGCAGTAGCTAATTTTTTAACTTCGTAACCTTCCATTGCAGCCTGCAAAGCACAGATCGGATCAATTTCGGTAACAATAACACGTACACCTTGTGAGCTTAACGATTCTGCAGAACCTTTACCCACATCGCCATAACCACAAACAACAGCAACTTTACCAGCCATCATTACATCAGTTGCACGACGGATCGCATCAACCAATGACTCACGACATCCGTATTTGTTATCGAATTTAGATTTAGTAACCGAATCGTTAACGTTAATTGCAGGTAAGTGCAATGTTCCGTTTTTCATTCTTTCGTACAAACGGTGAACACCAGTTGTAGTTTCTTCTGATAAACCTTTAATAGCTGCAATTAGCTCAGGATATTTGTCAAAAACCATATTGGTTAAATCGCCACCATCATCCAAAATCATGTTTAATGGTTGTTGCTCCGGACCGAAGTGTAAAGTTTGCTCAATACACCAATCGAATTCTTCTTCGTTTAAACCTTTCCAGGCATAAACCTGAATACCAGCAGCAGCAATTGCAGCCGCAGCGTGATCCTGAGTAGAAAAAATATTGCATGATGACCAGGTAACTTCAGCACCCAGTGCAGTTAATGTTTCGATTAATACAGCCGTTTGGATGGTCATGTGCAGACAACCTGCAATCCGCGCACCTTTTAACGGTTGTGTTGGACCGAATTCTTTACGTAAACTCATTAAACCTGGCATTTCTGCTTCGGCTAATTCGATTTCTTTACGGCCCCATTCTGCCAGTGAAATGTCCTTAACTTTGTAAGGGATATAAGAAGTCTCTACTGATGACATAATTATTTGTTTTAAAATGAAATGCAAAGTTACCACATCCCTTTGTGAAAGCCAAATAATTAAAAGTACAAGCAGGTTTACAGAATGTAAAATAGTACTTCTATTTCACTACAAGTTCCAATCCTTTATGTCTTGGCTATTTTTTGAAAAGCAAGTCCTGTAGTCTTAGCTCAGCTTCGGCCTGCCATCCACAATAGCTCCGATGAATCCCGATGTAAAATAGGGACGGAGGCTGCCGTTCCTCTCAGGTTTAGATCAAATAAAACTGTGCGTCGTTTGTAAAGTTGAGAACAACCTAAAATAAAACTTTGATTTACAGCTAATTATTTCTTAAATTGTTATAACCAAATTAGCAATTATGAAAAGCGTAAAACACTTATTAGATACCAAACAGGCGCGAATTATCTCGGTATCAGAAAATATTTCTGTTTTGGATGCCTTAAAAGTAATGACAGAAAAGAACATCAGCGCAGTATTGGTCATGGAGAACGGTCGGCTACATGGCATTTTTACGGAACGCGATTATGCCAGGAAAATCATCCTTCAGGGTAAA from Flavobacterium sp. W4I14 includes these protein-coding regions:
- a CDS encoding 4-amino-4-deoxy-L-arabinose transferase-like glycosyltransferase (product_source=COG1807; cog=COG1807; pfam=PF13231; transmembrane_helix_parts=Inside_1_6,TMhelix_7_29,Outside_30_76,TMhelix_77_99,Inside_100_111,TMhelix_112_134,Outside_135_156,TMhelix_157_191,Inside_192_203,TMhelix_204_226,Outside_227_269,TMhelix_270_292,Inside_293_298,TMhelix_299_321,Outside_322_325,TMhelix_326_345,Inside_346_356,TMhelix_357_379,Outside_380_383,TMhelix_384_406,Inside_407_412,TMhelix_413_432,Outside_433_546), with protein sequence MNLKDTTLYKFLIVLLAIASIPALFGGVMEPDGALYASMSKNIILFKDWFNLYGRGADWLDKPHLTFWISAASFKIFGISSFAYKLPSFLFGLLGTWYLYKLANDIYDKKTGLISAVIFLSALHIITSTFDVRAEIYITTFTLASIYHYYKAHQNSFWHIVAGSFFAACAILIKGIFVLIPVFAGFIIYWLLTKQSRQLLKPKWYIAILLIFIFITPELYSLYTQFDLHPEKIVFERTGVSGLKFFFWDSQFGRFFNNGPIKGKGDISFFLHTTLWAFLPWSVLFYTAVVNLFKRKNRIALAPESIMIWASAAVTFLIFSLSKFQLPHYILIIFPQFSIITALYLRKLGSKGLKTFFIIQNIIFILVIALVSILALFFGFENPYLIIGILIVVLAISFLLFKGILLETIIARSAFLSVGLMIFLFIFFYPALLKYQSGMHAGNWLKQNYPAAKPAVLNYIDAFSFDFYAPGEVKYFHNYADLDKSKNLKDLVIYIPEQELTKLKSEYHAEILKSFEYFHTTKLTGRFLNAKTRPQVLEQFYLVKIH
- a CDS encoding putative flippase GtrA (product_source=COG2246; cog=COG2246; pfam=PF04138; superfamily=50814; transmembrane_helix_parts=Outside_1_9,TMhelix_10_28,Inside_29_36,TMhelix_37_59,Outside_60_73,TMhelix_74_93,Inside_94_105,TMhelix_106_125,Outside_126_126), with amino-acid sequence MDLFFRILKFGLTGFLGMAIDFGATWLCKEKIKIDKYIANAIGFTLAVTNNYLINRVWTFESTNTHWGTEFSKFLVVSLIGLGLNTFIIYLFHQRKNGTNFYVAKFFAIVIVFVWNFLANMLFTFR
- a CDS encoding hypothetical protein (product_source=Hypo-rule applied; superfamily=88713; transmembrane_helix_parts=Inside_1_6,TMhelix_7_26,Outside_27_326), coding for MKLSKSLHLIIFSICFFGVKVFAQNFDDIKRYKVNFATAARANEKLIAVRSFSANNQKYLLLVNPETLDTKVDLASNYTTSSLQFQNVLAIFKNTAYVKSIEAAAVKDLQLQNAGIDHAIPNEKGITLTIDLCPSHKALDRIIFQSVFDEFKKIEQPAPLAISVSGKWMLKHQDDLNWLKSLVEKKELNITWVNHTYNHEVNKLPLAENFLLAPGTNLDVEVLENEKLMLKNGLTPSVFFRFPGLVSDKTVVEKIEAYGLIPIGSDAWLAKGQQPNAGSIVLIHGNGNEEIGVKDFIQLLKTRQADVKSKQWLLFDLRQGLEKEFE
- a CDS encoding hypothetical protein (product_source=Hypo-rule applied; cath_funfam=2.10.25.10; cleavage_site_network=SignalP-noTM; pfam=PF19897; superfamily=57552), yielding MKTTIIALCIGFLGFVAKAQSMPQKTASAKVITKQTVDIACGECQFKMKGKDCELAVKIDGKSYFVDGKGIDDFGDAHGEHGFCNAVSKAEVTGEIVNNRFKAKEIKLLPVKK
- a CDS encoding hypothetical protein (product_source=Hypo-rule applied; cath_funfam=3.40.50.1820; superfamily=53474), with protein sequence MKYLLSILILLLGFTGTAQVTTKIESDLLFGKDCFYMQSLPGGAKITGVLFLVPGFLESPTAVTAQSSIVQEANKKGLAVVMVNLTPNNESFPIDKKSLNTLGKMINEFYHKNKLQPALALYLGGFSIGGTTALKFYAEKNKELKISKVFAIDPPLDMVRLRKSLSKGREKGFVVKLDTLNTDHRPQEQSLKELSVYNPDYTEQNMLPDYHSTALRIYSEPDILWWINNRNMDLSDMNVTDCAGYINKLKQKSQDNKVELVLTKDRGLRNNTQKHPHSWSIAEPVDLITWLLAK
- a CDS encoding adenosylhomocysteinase (product_source=KO:K01251; cath_funfam=3.40.50.1480,3.40.50.720; cog=COG0499; ko=KO:K01251; pfam=PF00670,PF05221; smart=SM00996; superfamily=51735,52283; tigrfam=TIGR00936) — translated: MSSVETSYIPYKVKDISLAEWGRKEIELAEAEMPGLMSLRKEFGPTQPLKGARIAGCLHMTIQTAVLIETLTALGAEVTWSSCNIFSTQDHAAAAIAAAGIQVYAWKGLNEEEFDWCIEQTLHFGPEQQPLNMILDDGGDLTNMVFDKYPELIAAIKGLSEETTTGVHRLYERMKNGTLHLPAINVNDSVTKSKFDNKYGCRESLVDAIRRATDVMMAGKVAVVCGYGDVGKGSAESLSSQGVRVIVTEIDPICALQAAMEGYEVKKLATAIKEADIVVTTTGNCDIVREQHFRALKDKAIVCNIGHFDNEIDMAWLNGNYGDTKVEIKPQVDKYTIDGKDVIILAEGRLVNLGCATGHPSFVMSNSFTNQTLAQLELWTNTAAYENKVYTLPKHLDEKVARLHLEKIGVELDVLDQHQADYIGVPVEGPFKADTYRY